Genomic segment of Salvia splendens isolate huo1 unplaced genomic scaffold, SspV2 ctg916, whole genome shotgun sequence:
AGCAAAATCCATACTATCAAAGCACATCACTGAAATATGTTTTCGTAGTATCTGAAAAACGCTTTCAAATGTATATAGTAACATACGAACCGTGCAATTTCACTGACCCGTAATATTGACACTAACATAAGAGCATTTCGTTCATGTTATGAATAGCATAATAAACTTTGTTTTGAGCTTCCATTACGCCAAAATAACATACAACGCGAACAAATATGACACCAACAACGAAATATTGATAACATCTTGCAACACGAGATACATACACGATGATTCACAGAAAATCTAAAGCCTCTGTCATTCGTATAACTAAACGACTCCTTATCTTACGTTGTCTAAGTCTAAGGAATGTCACTATTTTGTGTATACTATCAATTTGACATTTATCACATTTACTATAATAGCATTTCTAGTCattaattgtttttataatatattgacACTTTGAATTCCAAAAATCTATACTCGTTAAGTTAAAGCAATGTATAATTATGAATACACCCTCAGTTCCtcgctaagagcatccacaatagcgcctagcgcaccgcttagccgagcaccggcgctaggcggtgcgctaggcgatctattgcaaccgcctagcggtttccggatttaaaaaccgcctagctctcgtggttccgtggcgctaggcggtgcgctgggtgatccgctcggcgctatttccggggtgggcacccgggatgcagatgatgccggggggtacaggcgacgcaggggacgcccggggggggggtaccggcgacgggGGGATCCCCGGCgacacaggggacgccgggggacgtctatcgcctagttttgatttttcgactggttcgtcgcacacatcgaccccaacggaggcgTAGCCGTTGCCCCAatttgacactttctccttcgatgaaTTGGGGTTAAatcttctcggtgttccggatgctcccgttcaaacgggggcgcagggcggggtcgtggcgccccaaagaagaaaaacaaggggaagagggtcggcgagtcctcgcagccgggtgaggatgacagctcggtacggaggaggtggacggacgcggagaacgtcgcgctggccaaggcgtgggtgagtgtttgcgacgatcctctcgttttgaataaccagaggatcgtcaacttgtggggcaagatagcagcagcctaccagaggttttgTCCGGAGGGGAGGCGATGcaccggggaggattgccggaaggggtgggaccgaatcagggctgcggtctcccgattttcgggcttgtacaccaacgccctccgcatgatgagcagtggccaaacggaggacgactgcaggaggatagcggagaaagccttccccctgaagggggtgtataaggacttcacctactggaactgctatcttgtgctgaacgactccgagaagttccgagtaggtgtcgacgctagctggccgaagaagcaacgactgaactataccggtgatttcagcggtAGCAgtggtggttcccacgacctctccgagacggcccaggaggtcccgacccctcgttcgttcgctcgtcgaactcgcccggttgggcacaggcaggctcaacgggaggcgagaggggtcgccgggggttcccaggaggtccagtcggcatccccccttggccaatccacagtggatctcaaattcttcgcgcgtcaacaaacgcgcgctcagatggtcaagatgatggccgaatggcgggcggcggtggaccccgtggagaagagtttgcttcaaacattgctcctgagcatgcaggaggatttggaggcggcacaGAGGGAAGCTGCCGAGAGTAGAGGCGgtggcggcgacggaggcggaggcgatggtggcgacggaggcggaggcgatggtgccgacaacgacggaggagacgacgacggagacgacgacggagacgacgacggaattattgtacttttttgttaattattgtaatttttttaaattattgtactttttaaaattttaatagtattattaatgtttcccgtatatgtctcgtaaattaaattccgtatattgtgtgattgttaattatttcatttttatataattgttattagtgatgtggctattgatgtggctgggctatttatgatgtggctagtctattgctgggctatttatgatgtgacaggtggatttttagtgttgatgatgtggcaggaggagtttgtggctagggtATGGCTGGTCTATtgttgggctattcctattgtggatgctctaagcgaAACACttgttttaagggacggagatAGTATTATGTATTTCCTCCGTCCATAGAAATAGACTGAATTTTCATTTTCGTATGTCCTTTAAAGTTTTCTTTAACATATCAATTTCGATTAAACCTaattagattagattaataaTAGATTAATATAATaacaattcttttctttttctttctcataaaaatatgccATCTTCAGTAGTCAGTGGTTAGTGATTGAATTGAATATGTAAAATGAGGATTAAATTAACAATAAATTGATAGAGTGATattagagcgtccactatggAGTGGACGCGGCGGACGCCGCGAAGGGGGCGGTGGGGGGCGGTAggcgcggctattatagtgggGGTGTTCGCCGCGAGGGTggacgcggctggtggggggagggcggcggacgaggcttcgccgcgagtggggcgaggacgcggcggtgggtgtataggcgcggctatagccgcggctattatagtggcggatatccgccgcggctatagccgattttttgaatttttttttcgtttttcctctatataaataccactctcccTCCTCCCActcccattttcacaaaatccatacacccactttctacaaaaacactctctacaaaatgcaccgaggagacgacgaatcacccgacactGAGGAATTGGGATATGACAGCAATCCATCTCAGCCGTCGGCCCATCATTCGCCGCCATCGGGatttggcggatatgcttctcagccgtcggatTTGGCGGATATGCGGCTCCGTCACAGccttggagttggaatcaatctccaccaccgtgggcatcgagtccaccccttcctccatctcagtcgtggagatcCTCACCAACGCCGCCCCTTTACAtcggaatctgagtcgttccgcTTTTGGAGATTACCGACCCAACCTAGACGCGTTTCACCTGCCGCGGCCGGGTTCCCCTTTcaagccagccaatctccgattccgaagcagatcaagacgcatttgatactatgctgggtctgctcagttccggcATCCCAGATACGCCGGCAGCGCGGGTGGAAACACCCGTTCCGACTCGAGGAGGTAGCGGCAGTCGGGGCTCTGGTGGCGGTAGGGGCAGAGGCCCTAGGGGCGGAAGCGGCAGTCATGGCACCTGCAACGTCGGTGGACGCTCGGGCAGCTGCCCCGGCATTGCGAGTAGCGAGGGCAGTGGCGCCGGCGGTAGCGGTGATCAGTCCGAGAGGTCCAGCCGCGGCAAGCCATACAGCAAAGAcgagagcattgccgtggcgaaggCGTGGGATTCTATCACTTCGGACCGCGTGGTGGGTACTGATCAGGAGtcggggagcttttggaggcgcgtcatgaTGGCATACGAGGAATTCAAGCTCGACGGCGCCGAgaagcgcgacccagaacagatccAAAAAAAGTTCGGTAGGATACTGCGGGCTACCAAGCTGTTTGcgtccatatacgagaacaaccttcgccacgccgagagtggccgaagcgcaGCAGATGTGAAGACCCTGTCGGAGGGCCAATACCGCAAGACGGGCCAAccgaagttcaccttgtgggaggagtatcttgtcctcgcggattgtccgaaattcaggtcgatcgtgGCGAACGAGGTGGAAACAGCTCCCGGCCCgaagcgcacaaggcacaaccttgccggggaATACAGCAGTCGGAGCGGCTTgcacgagttcgagcagtccgacgagcaagtcgaagagccagccgcgactcacattaggcgacgacggcccatgggacaacaggcctctatccgcagcgccatAGGGGGTGGAAGTGCCTCCCGCCAAACGGCGGCCGCGTCCGGATCGCGCATCCCCCAGTctgccccaatcccacagcccacggtgcaaccccacaaggtattggccaataccatagacgtaacgttgatgcaacaactgcaagacgtatgcaggtcatacgcaggggaaactgacccgtacgtcaggaacgtctacaaaAGGCTCATCAATCGgattgagagtcgactggggttggttgataatgcgcctggggataccgcggccggcagcaccgagagaggaggaggaggaggaggagaagaagaagaagaagaagaagaagaagaagaagaagaagaagaagaagaagaagacgaggaagctgactccgacaccgagtagacggtgccggagttttgtagttgtattttattttaattattcgttgtataattttaccggtttgcaatacaacgaatattcggccctaattacctcgtattctagttatttacactgcgattatttaaattacacttgattgaaactaaaaaatatttaaaaataaaaattgattataaaatttgggggctattagagttgtccactatagtggcggaaatagaattttggggctatggacaacaaaattggggccctggacaaaaactggggcgtggctattgggcgtgtcggCCTTAGACACCCttaagggcatccgcaacgcgggccgttccgccggaacgaaaccgcggcggcacgcgttgcagcctccgttTCGATGCCAAACCGTTCCCAaaccgtgccgggtgccgacggcacgactCGCGGCACTCGCCGGTCCGCGACGTGGCTTCTCcccgcgtcgtgcgtgacgcccactcgccggtccgcgagtgggcgtcgtcacttgctgacgcaataattcatttttttaaaaaaaaattcgtttttttttaaatttttttaacggtaatattaccgtttttttaacatttttcatttttttttaatttttattttttttcttgttctataaatactcctactacttcatcctcatttcacacacaactacacatctattcttcctaaatcaacttcatttcctctccaattttcatattcaatctcttcacaaaatgtccggcgacggcaactacgacggtggcggctccggtgggtgggatctcaacgcgttcggcgattgggagaccatgtacaacacacttggtggttccaattcgtcgacgccgggcacccaggggtcggcgacgccgggtgggtaccacccactttcgatgtggatgcatacgctcgaccCTCTGCCTCGCGGCCTTCGCAGGGATTGTCCCAAATTCGGAGGATATCCCGTTgcacccacccagggaggaggccgaggcggtggaagctccagggctgcgtctgaggcggccgaggaggaggaggagaaggaacaggAGGATGaaccggaggatctgggccggcatccgtacagcaacgaagaaacaaaggcggtgtacaacgcctggctcaccgtctcgtacgatcccatcgtcgggaatcaacaagccgccaagtgcttctgggaaaaggtccgtgatgtctaccaccagactaagccgaaaggggcccggaagcgcaaatatacaatgctccgtgctcacttacGCCGAGTCGACGTACAGGtaaaaaaattctgcggcatctactcgcaAGAAGCGGCgcaataccaaagcggagcttctggcaccgacattctgagggcggctttgcgcgccttccaccaggacaccggtaaCCAATACAAATATGTTTATATTtagcagctcgtcaaggacgaggaaaggtgggccggcggtgtccgatccagctcgggctcaacctcaaagcgcacgaagcacacggcgaccggcaactactcgtctggtgacaccggtgaggccagcgagggtgaacGCAGGTGTTTGGGAGTACGGGGTATCcaacgcccgacgaatacggcggatcaagccagccggcctcgggatcgggctcgcggggacgctcagacacacttatggtggcgtacatcaccgccacaatggcggacacttcccgcttctcgtacgcccaattcacggcctggtggaacggaattgttgcTATGACAGCACAACTTgaccttccgactccccctaaacctcgaccgcctccggaggatgattcgccggcggagtagttttttaattttcccacgtttaattgtgtgttttttattatgtgttttttatttttttaggattttaattgtgtggtttttatttttttaagttttagttgtaattttttttaatgtcgtgtgttttttaataaagtgtgtttgttatttaataaatcgtgtttgttttaattgaactgagttggaaataaaaataaaaaatgaaattgaatgaatagtaatttaaggaacggttaaggaatggagagttgcaggttccgttccttagttaaggaacgGAGTAAAATAGTATAGTAGGGCCCTCAAATaatagtttaaggaacggtataggaaagCGTCGTGGATAGCCTAAGGCCCATTGATTTCGGTGTGTGTCTGTGTCTCTCTCACTTTACAGTGACAGTAGAGAGAGATGGCAAGTGGATACGGCAGCTCTTCCCAGAAAACAGACTACGTCTTCAAGGTGGTGTTGATCGGCGACTCCGCCGTCGGCAAATCTCAAATTCTCTCGCGTTTCTCACGCAATGAGTTCAGCTTGGATTCCAAGGCCACTATCGGCGTCGAGTTCCAAACTCGCACCCTGCTTATCCACCACAAGTCCGTCAAAGCTCAGATCTGGGATACCGCCGGCCAGGAGAGGTATTTCTCGATCCATTTCTTTTTCTCACTTTTTCTCAATTACTACGATTTTATGCATCAAATTGAGctcttagattaggtttttaACTTCGATGTTTCAGTATTTACGATTTCCAAGCGGCTGAGTTCGTTTCGTAGCCTTGATTGTTAGTTGTGAAGCTGTTTGATTGGGAATGCAATCCAAATTTTTTGATATAGATTTTTGcatttattttatatgtataataaATCTATAGAAATCACGAATTTCCAGTAAAGGGAATTAAAGGACGGGGAAAATCATTGAGATTGGTTGTTACAATAGGGAAAAATTCTACCAAAGGTTAAATTCTGTATTATTGCAAATTGTAGTATAAATGAAACTGAGATATTCTATGTATTAGATGATGAAGAACAACTTGATTGGTAAGACGTTTCCGTGAACCATTATTAGCCCTTTTTTAGAAGAAGAAAATATACTAATGGTGCGTTGATCAAATTATTTAGAAATAGGGTTTAACTGGGGTGTTGTAATCAAATGAAAGCTCcgtatattgtacaaactccaaactatgatctggactgttacatttcaagatttgatgtcaacagatgacaaataaCGTCAACATTGTCAACCGATTGACATTTTCTATTGATCTTATTTATCATCTGACATCAAATCTTAAAATCTAACGGTTcaaatcatagtttgaagtttgtaggAATTAGGAAAGATgcagtttgcattttatcactacccttaACCGAGGGTattatagtaactttttttggCTTAGTTGAACTATAGAGCCTAGGGCGCTCTCAGGTGAAGCCTCGATAACCTTGTGTAAGAAACTCGACCAACACCTTATAAAATGTATGGTAAATGAGATTTTACATTTTCCTTTGCCTTCCTCTCTTGTGTCGTTAGACGATGCGTGTGTGTGAATGCTAGTATTCGGGTTTTGATATCAAATGTCATTCCAATATCTCGTATCACGAACATGCCGTTATTTGATTCTGATCTGATGTCAATGTGATGGTACTAATATCCATTATCCACAGATACAGAGCTGTCACGAGTGCTTATTACAGGGGTGCGGTGGGGGCTATGCTGGTTTACGACATAACTAAGCGGCAGACCTTCGACCACATCCCCCGTTGGCTAGAAGAGCTGCGTGCTCATGCTGACAAAAACATTGTGATAATGCTAATCGGGAACAAGACTGATCTTGAAAACCAGAGAGCAGTGCCGACAGAGGATGCTAAGGAGTTTGCTGAAAAAGAAGGCTTATTTTTCTTAGAAACCTCGGCGTTGGAAGCAACCAACGTGGAGGAGGCTTTCGTGACAGTGTTGACACAGATTTTCAACATTGTTAACAAGAAGAGTCTCGTTGCGGATGAAGCGAACAGCAATCCGGCGTCGTTAGCCAGGAAGAATATCCTCATTCCTGGGCCAGCTCAAGTAATCCCAGAAAGTAATAGGATGTGTTGTAGATCATGATTTCTTTTcttgaattatttgtttttttgagTGAGTCGGAAATTGTTTTTGTGTGTTACATTTACAGGGAAGATTTGAACTTTGTTTTGTATACAGTATTTTGGCTCTctgattaatttaattcacttcTCTCTCAAACAAAACAGATTGTGTTATATTTGGAGTATTTGTTCAAACATTTGAAAAAAGCACACACCCACATTACAAATACTACcactataatatatataataagcaaaataaattttataaatgaagggtgatcatgtttatataaaaattaaataaaatgacaaatgtATGAATTCATATTAATTCTTTAATTGTGTTAagaaataatagtagtagtacttatttGGATATTGTACTTCAAATTCATTTTAGAACTGCTACTTTTTTAAATCACGTTGCTaatttaaatagataaaaaaaaatcacaacagTAATAAATAGGATAAGTTATTTAGTTTTGTGTGAATAAACAAGTATGAGATGGTGTTTGATTAGATAATTAAACAAATATTGTAAgtctatatttattatttgatataATAATTTGTATTTAAGTTTAATTGAAATTGTACAATAACATTATTAATAAATCTCAATGAAAATAAGAGATGTGAAAATTTGAAGGCAATAAGGTAACTCGAATTAGTtgtcataattaaaattttaatgtagaTTAATTaacacatactccctccgtcccaccactctttcctttttagtcagtcccataaaaatatgcactttccactCTAATAAAGTGagattcattctccactaacaatactttaattactttctctctacctctctcttactttgccaactttgcattaaaacccatgccgaacctaaagtgcatattatttagggacgaatgaagtatatTTGATGGGTTTTTTTAACAtgtcaaaacaaagaaaataaaacagatTGAACGAATAACACGAGTCAAGTGATAGTTGAACTTATACACCAAACAACAAGTAGAGCTAGGATAATTAATATTATCCAAGCGAAACAGAGATGTGGACCCTATAAATAAAGGTCATGTTAACTAACCTTACtaaataaaaatgacaataaTCCAAAATTCTTCATCTTGATATAAACAGTTTGAAAAAGGTGCACCGTCTTCAATAAAACACATTACAAAGTGTTGTGCTTAAAACGGCAATAGATCTCACATTACTTCTATTTTCACCCGTCCCACGAAATTTgttacatttcactttttacaatttttagTAGTAGATTCCACATTTCACTActttattctcactcacattttattataaaactaatactttaaaactTGTGCCCGATCAAACTATGAacaaatttaagggacggagaaactatcaaacaaTGAACATATTAAAGAAAGTAACAATGAATAAAATCAAGATGAAAAAAGTGTACACGCGCTCAAGGAAAAACAAATGACTagccatccacaatggggcgccctaaggcgcgctctaaagcccgccctatgcaccgccacatcaacattttatccgtctgcccttccacctgcagtggggcgccctaaggcgcgccctaagcattttactattgttttgttatttaatttaaatgttttcaaatatataaatgcaaacttattaaaaaacacaacggcaaaaaattcattgattaaaaaaagttacacgagttagaaataataaaaaaattactatcctacaaaagccccaacttccggctcaactcatcgcTCAACCTCTGGAGGCGCTCGGCTTGGCccggatccgtacacttcataagggcGTTGTGTGTATCCAACAACGTCCGTGCCATCGAGGTCGTTGCCAAATCCGCGTAGGCAAGTGTCGCCTGGATCGTCGTCGGGGTCGGGGTCGAGGtcggatcggcgatggggggcggcggccgaggaggaggttgccttcgccttccccgtgttcttcgcagcctttacgcctatgggacgccgccgggaggacatcgatgtgccggaactctcttcctccgtgcacgtctggttgaggtccaccggacgagttccgctttcgctggtcgtgtaaccaccagtgtcggtggtcttcgtcctgtTCGTCGCacccggtgtgcagaatcccgtcttggaacttctgcttgtccctcaagagcgcccagatgttgaaatgcttgaagtcgccgtacatggactggtacgacaacaacgctctatcgcgcacgtcgctcaagctctcgccgcttccctgatccctcgagcacttctcgtactccatCGCGAAcagggttgacttgcttcttcacctgatctcagtgcttgcggagctgctcccgttagcgcttgtacgcgctcggcggcttcgcctcattgtagcgctcggggatgcgctcccagtacgcgagctgcttctggttgttcgcgaatattgggtcctccgatatatccacccaacacctcgccaagatgAGGGTTTCATCTGGCTGGTAGTTcatacggccgggggcgtactcttcacaagtTGTCGGAGGTGGCAGCTTGTGCACCCGGTGcttggtccgcttctttctggcgggggcgGGGGCGGCGGCGCGACGGGAAGCGGcggcaggacgagttggagacggctccatgtcggagagaccg
This window contains:
- the LOC121791798 gene encoding ras-related protein Rab11D, producing the protein MASGYGSSSQKTDYVFKVVLIGDSAVGKSQILSRFSRNEFSLDSKATIGVEFQTRTLLIHHKSVKAQIWDTAGQERYRAVTSAYYRGAVGAMLVYDITKRQTFDHIPRWLEELRAHADKNIVIMLIGNKTDLENQRAVPTEDAKEFAEKEGLFFLETSALEATNVEEAFVTVLTQIFNIVNKKSLVADEANSNPASLARKNILIPGPAQVIPESNRMCCRS